A genome region from Deltaproteobacteria bacterium HGW-Deltaproteobacteria-4 includes the following:
- a CDS encoding sensor domain-containing diguanylate cyclase yields the protein MTRENVTSRNSGMLAALRRRNDELETMVELGKALTATLDLNEVLNAVMTSVCQTIKASTWSLLLLDERSQELIFEVVVSPAAERLKGKRLPAGQGIAGWVATHGQALLLQDVQQDGRFCAENDRDNFFATRSIACVPLRSADCTLGVIELINPFDEGFVEDDLLLLATIADFAAIAIENARNYQRIQQLVITDDLTGLYNSRHMARLIEIEVERAGRYNKELSLVFIDLDFFKTINDTHGHLIGSLLLGEFGDFLRDHIRKIDFAARYGGDEFVLILPETTKAGALILCNHLLVALRQHHFLVNTNLPPAQLTASLGIATFPEDATNKDDLVAKADQAMYVVKANSRDAVHCA from the coding sequence ATGACGAGGGAAAACGTCACCTCCCGCAATAGTGGAATGCTCGCCGCCCTGCGCCGGCGTAATGACGAGCTGGAGACAATGGTTGAGCTCGGCAAGGCCCTCACCGCCACCCTGGATCTGAATGAAGTTCTCAATGCGGTCATGACCAGCGTTTGCCAGACGATCAAGGCGAGCACCTGGTCTCTGCTCCTCCTCGACGAAAGGAGTCAGGAACTGATCTTTGAAGTTGTTGTCTCGCCGGCGGCGGAGCGGCTGAAAGGGAAGCGGCTTCCCGCCGGACAGGGGATCGCCGGCTGGGTTGCTACGCACGGCCAGGCCCTGTTGCTGCAGGATGTGCAGCAGGATGGGCGTTTTTGCGCCGAGAATGATCGGGACAACTTTTTTGCCACCCGCTCTATCGCCTGCGTCCCCCTCAGGAGCGCTGACTGCACCCTTGGCGTCATCGAGCTGATCAACCCTTTCGATGAAGGGTTTGTCGAAGACGACCTGCTTCTGCTTGCCACCATTGCCGATTTTGCCGCCATTGCCATTGAAAACGCCCGTAACTATCAACGGATCCAGCAGTTGGTGATCACCGACGATCTCACCGGTCTTTATAATTCCCGGCACATGGCCAGGCTTATCGAGATTGAGGTCGAGCGTGCCGGTCGTTACAATAAGGAACTCTCCCTGGTCTTTATTGATCTCGACTTCTTCAAAACTATCAACGATACCCATGGCCACCTCATCGGCAGTCTGCTGCTCGGCGAATTCGGGGATTTCCTCCGGGATCATATTCGCAAGATAGACTTTGCCGCCCGCTATGGCGGCGATGAGTTTGTACTGATCCTCCCCGAGACCACCAAGGCCGGCGCCTTGATTCTTTGCAACCATCTCCTTGTGGCTCTGCGTCAGCATCATTTTCTTGTCAACACCAACCTCCCCCCGGCGCAGCTCACTGCCAGTCTCGGTATTGCCACCTTCCCGGAAGATGCCACCAACAAGGATGATCTCGTTGCCAAAGCCGACCAAGCGATGTATGTCGTCAAGGCGAACTCGCGCGACGCTGTGCACTGCGCCTGA
- a CDS encoding cation transporter gives MSVIDQSISKRLLFAIILTALTLVAEIAGGLWSNSLALLSDAGHVFLDLFALLLSLGAIKLAAQPVSGRHSYGWHRAEVLAALLNGLTVLLMALLILYEGGKRFLSPEEVKTMPMLVIAVFGLIANLLAAKGLHGHARDDLNVRSAFLHVLGDAAASVGVIAGALLMHFTGWYQADPIISIAIGLLILVGAGRVLRDAIHILMEGAPRGLSVGQVADYLRTIDGVIDLHHVNLWSICSHITAFSAHLEITPESEANRAELLHRIEHQLQERFHINHTTIQLVCTGCSGGPLIKELGHGDQSDNGCRH, from the coding sequence ATGTCAGTCATAGACCAGAGCATCAGTAAACGCCTCCTCTTTGCCATTATCCTCACCGCCCTGACTCTGGTGGCGGAGATTGCCGGCGGCCTCTGGTCCAATTCACTGGCACTCCTCTCCGACGCCGGTCATGTCTTTCTCGATCTCTTTGCCCTCCTCCTCTCTTTGGGGGCGATCAAACTCGCTGCACAACCGGTCAGTGGCAGACACTCCTACGGCTGGCACCGGGCCGAGGTGTTGGCGGCCTTGCTCAATGGCTTGACAGTTCTACTGATGGCATTGCTGATCCTTTACGAAGGGGGCAAGCGGTTCTTGTCCCCCGAAGAGGTGAAGACCATGCCGATGCTGGTCATTGCCGTATTCGGACTGATTGCCAATCTGCTGGCGGCTAAAGGTCTGCACGGCCACGCCCGGGACGACCTGAACGTGCGTAGCGCTTTTCTCCATGTTCTGGGGGATGCGGCGGCATCGGTGGGGGTGATTGCCGGAGCGCTGTTGATGCACTTTACCGGCTGGTATCAGGCCGATCCGATCATCTCCATCGCCATCGGATTACTGATACTGGTGGGGGCGGGGCGGGTGCTGCGGGATGCTATTCACATCCTCATGGAAGGGGCGCCCCGCGGGCTGAGCGTGGGCCAGGTCGCGGATTACCTGCGCACCATCGACGGGGTTATCGATCTCCATCATGTCAATCTCTGGTCCATCTGTTCTCACATCACGGCCTTCTCGGCCCATCTGGAGATAACCCCGGAGAGCGAGGCAAACCGGGCGGAATTACTGCACCGCATTGAACATCAATTGCAGGAACGTTTTCATATCAACCATACGACCATTCAACTGGTGTGCACGGGTTGCAGCGGCGGTCCGCTGATCAAGGAATTGGGCCATGGCGATCAATCCGACAATGGCTGCAGGCATTGA
- a CDS encoding sigma-54-dependent Fis family transcriptional regulator, with protein MNDKLRSVLLVEHSASQREELAGRLRKEIDCVVHAVGSPGEAAEILAGGAVCVLIIGLDLPLHEGLSLHKFVLSHHGQVHVLPVVPLGDQEKIAEVLRAGAFCYINSPYNFTEAVIVTARALYFYDLLFHQEKRGAKVRKSDGFYGIIGKSSQMEEVYELIGKLAEDSSTVLIQGESGTGKELVARALHAHSHRSLKNFVPINCAAIPEDLLESELFGYRKGAFTGALLTKIGHIQYADGGTLFLDEIGDMQPNLQAKLLRVIQDRTFVPVGGLEPVSVDVRIIAATHRDLEAQVAAGNFREDLYYRLSVIPLTLAPLRERQGDIPLLLDKFAQIFNRNRTARLQGFTPEALAALRAYPWPGNVRELENLMQRLVVLYGGRTVGLNDLPEKYAALPRPLLTPDLPALREEIHIGPDGIDFDSTIRDLEEKLIRKALQLTNGNKKEAAHLLRLNRTTLLEKIKKKGLDFR; from the coding sequence ATGAATGATAAATTGCGTAGCGTGCTACTCGTTGAGCACTCTGCGTCGCAACGCGAAGAGTTGGCGGGAAGGTTGCGCAAGGAGATTGATTGCGTTGTCCATGCCGTTGGCAGTCCTGGCGAAGCGGCAGAGATCCTGGCCGGGGGTGCGGTCTGTGTTCTGATCATCGGTCTTGACCTTCCTCTGCACGAAGGGCTCTCCTTGCATAAATTCGTCCTGAGTCATCACGGTCAGGTGCATGTCTTGCCGGTCGTCCCCCTCGGCGACCAGGAGAAGATTGCCGAAGTCCTGCGGGCCGGGGCCTTCTGTTACATCAACTCCCCTTACAATTTCACCGAAGCAGTTATCGTTACCGCTCGCGCCCTCTACTTTTACGATCTCCTCTTTCATCAGGAGAAGCGTGGCGCCAAGGTCCGCAAATCCGACGGATTTTATGGCATCATCGGTAAATCGTCGCAGATGGAGGAGGTTTACGAACTCATCGGCAAATTGGCGGAAGATAGCAGCACCGTGCTCATTCAGGGAGAGAGTGGTACCGGCAAAGAACTGGTCGCGCGGGCGTTGCACGCCCACAGTCATCGCAGCCTGAAAAATTTCGTCCCGATCAACTGTGCCGCTATTCCGGAAGATCTCCTTGAAAGTGAACTCTTCGGCTACCGCAAGGGGGCCTTTACCGGTGCCCTGCTCACCAAGATCGGCCACATCCAGTATGCCGATGGCGGCACCCTCTTTCTTGATGAAATTGGTGATATGCAGCCAAATCTTCAGGCCAAGTTGCTGCGAGTCATTCAGGATCGCACCTTTGTGCCGGTCGGAGGTCTCGAGCCGGTTTCGGTCGATGTCAGAATTATCGCCGCCACCCACCGTGACCTCGAAGCCCAGGTTGCTGCCGGAAATTTTCGCGAAGATCTTTACTACCGCCTGAGCGTCATCCCCCTGACCCTGGCGCCGCTCCGTGAACGCCAGGGGGACATTCCTCTGCTACTCGATAAATTCGCTCAGATCTTTAATCGCAACCGCACCGCTCGCCTGCAAGGCTTTACACCCGAAGCGCTGGCCGCCTTACGCGCTTACCCCTGGCCGGGGAACGTTCGTGAGCTGGAAAATCTTATGCAGAGACTCGTCGTCCTTTACGGAGGACGTACGGTCGGACTCAATGATCTCCCTGAAAAATATGCCGCGCTACCAAGGCCGCTGTTGACTCCAGATCTTCCTGCGCTCAGGGAGGAAATCCATATCGGTCCAGACGGTATCGACTTTGATAGCACTATTCGCGATCTTGAAGAAAAGCTGATTCGCAAGGCACTGCAGCTCACAAATGGCAACAAAAAAGAGGCTGCCCACCTCCTCCGGCTGAATCGCACCACCCTGCTTGAGAAGATCAAGAAAAAAGGGCTTGATTTCAGGTGA
- a CDS encoding two-component system response regulator: MSNGRTTILIVEDEAAHAEAISRALWSKEDRVRILVVATLAEYRQTIVADPPDIVLMDINLPDGCAIDVLNASEAERAFPLLVMTAYGNEGLAVEAMKAGAFDYLVKSTEGFARMPQTVHSALREWKLRQDHQQIESALHESEERFRTLLQKVPTIACQGYAMDGTVHYWNHASERFYGYTAAEAIGRNILELIIPPAMRTEVKSAMETMVATGQGPPPSEMCLRHKEGREVEVYSSYVILQKPGRDPELFCLDVDITARKNYERQLEHLSTHDDLTGLANRALLFDRLAQSLHYAHRSRRLVAVLLVDLDRFKVINDSLGHDFGDQVLCAVAQRLLQNVREADTVARMGGDEFVVLLAEVADAEDVGLVARKILDNLSRPYQVGHREIIITASLGISLYPKDSDNGAMLIRNADIAMYRSKRDDRSNFCFYAAEMNKHIQETMELEGELRHALERKEFCLHYQPKIDLLNGRIIGSEALVRWHHPQRGMVSPADFIPLAEETGLIVPLGAWVMKEACQQARVWQEMGLPALGVAVNLSARQFRRGDLPQVVREILQETGLEPCLLELELTESMVMDDPAGAEETMRALKEMGVRLSLDDFGTGYSSLNYLRSFPVDSLKIDRSFINDVATDPSGASVVASIIDIAHNLGLTAVAEGVETLEQLKFLSGCDCNMFQGYLFSKPLPAGEFAALLRSGRQMTIDA, translated from the coding sequence ATGAGTAACGGGAGGACGACCATCCTCATTGTCGAAGATGAGGCAGCACATGCCGAGGCAATCTCCCGGGCACTCTGGAGCAAAGAGGACCGGGTGAGAATCCTGGTCGTCGCCACCCTGGCAGAGTATCGCCAGACTATCGTGGCTGATCCCCCTGATATCGTGCTGATGGACATAAATCTTCCCGATGGCTGTGCCATTGATGTCTTGAATGCCTCAGAAGCAGAGAGAGCCTTCCCGCTGCTGGTCATGACCGCCTACGGCAATGAAGGGTTGGCGGTCGAGGCGATGAAAGCCGGCGCCTTCGATTACCTGGTCAAATCGACCGAGGGCTTCGCCCGCATGCCCCAGACCGTGCACAGTGCTCTGCGGGAATGGAAGCTGCGCCAGGATCATCAACAAATAGAGTCCGCCCTGCACGAAAGCGAGGAGCGTTTCCGGACTCTTCTCCAAAAGGTGCCGACCATCGCTTGCCAGGGCTACGCCATGGACGGGACGGTCCACTACTGGAATCATGCCTCCGAGAGGTTTTATGGCTACACTGCAGCTGAAGCTATCGGGCGCAATATCCTGGAACTGATCATCCCGCCGGCAATGCGCACAGAGGTCAAGAGTGCCATGGAAACGATGGTGGCAACCGGTCAGGGCCCCCCTCCCTCCGAGATGTGCCTTCGGCACAAGGAGGGGAGAGAAGTGGAAGTCTATTCAAGTTATGTCATTTTGCAAAAGCCCGGCCGCGACCCCGAGCTTTTCTGCCTGGACGTCGATATCACTGCCCGCAAGAATTACGAAAGACAGCTGGAGCACCTGTCTACTCATGATGATCTGACCGGTTTGGCCAACCGGGCTTTGCTGTTTGATCGCCTGGCGCAGTCACTTCACTATGCCCATCGCTCCAGGCGCCTTGTGGCTGTCCTGTTGGTCGACCTCGACCGCTTCAAGGTTATCAACGACAGTCTTGGCCATGACTTCGGCGATCAAGTGCTGTGCGCCGTGGCCCAGCGTCTGCTGCAAAATGTGCGTGAGGCGGACACCGTGGCCCGAATGGGGGGGGACGAATTTGTCGTTCTTCTCGCCGAGGTGGCTGATGCCGAGGATGTAGGCCTGGTGGCGAGAAAAATCCTCGACAATCTGAGCCGACCTTACCAGGTCGGCCATCGGGAAATCATTATAACTGCCAGTCTTGGCATCAGCCTTTATCCCAAGGATAGCGATAACGGCGCCATGCTGATTCGTAATGCCGACATCGCCATGTATCGGTCGAAACGGGATGACCGCAGCAACTTCTGTTTTTATGCTGCGGAGATGAATAAGCATATTCAGGAGACGATGGAACTCGAAGGCGAGTTGCGACATGCTTTGGAACGGAAGGAATTCTGTCTACACTACCAGCCCAAGATCGACCTGCTCAACGGTCGTATCATCGGTAGCGAAGCGCTGGTCCGCTGGCACCATCCGCAACGGGGGATGGTTTCCCCTGCTGACTTTATCCCCTTGGCCGAAGAGACAGGGTTGATTGTGCCCCTCGGCGCCTGGGTCATGAAGGAAGCGTGTCAGCAGGCCAGAGTCTGGCAGGAGATGGGCTTGCCGGCCCTCGGTGTTGCTGTCAACCTTTCGGCGCGGCAATTTCGCCGCGGGGATTTGCCGCAGGTCGTCAGAGAAATTCTGCAGGAGACCGGACTTGAACCGTGCTTGCTGGAGCTGGAACTCACCGAAAGCATGGTCATGGATGATCCTGCCGGGGCAGAAGAGACCATGCGTGCCCTCAAGGAGATGGGTGTGCGCCTGAGTCTTGACGACTTTGGCACCGGCTATTCCAGCCTCAACTATCTGCGCAGTTTTCCGGTCGACAGTCTGAAGATTGACCGCTCCTTCATCAACGATGTCGCCACTGATCCCAGTGGCGCTTCCGTCGTTGCCAGTATCATCGATATTGCCCACAACCTGGGTCTGACCGCTGTCGCCGAGGGGGTAGAGACTCTTGAGCAGCTGAAATTCCTTTCCGGCTGTGACTGTAACATGTTTCAAGGGTATCTCTTCAGCAAGCCCCTGCCGGCCGGGGAGTTTGCCGCCCTGCTGCGCAGTGGCAGGCAGATGACTATCGATGCCTAG
- a CDS encoding two-component system response regulator, protein MDGEPIVILLAEDDAAHAEIVRRNMERSRVANKLQHVADGQDALDYLYRRHAYSDPERSPRPGLILLDLHMPRVDGLQVLKTVKNDPDFARIPVVVLTTSAAETDIAKAYDCHANSYLVKPFDFNKFSELLAVLGYYWLAWNRISSDGKEVTHE, encoded by the coding sequence ATGGACGGTGAACCGATCGTTATTTTGCTGGCCGAGGACGATGCGGCTCATGCCGAAATTGTGCGCAGAAACATGGAGCGTTCCCGCGTTGCCAACAAGCTGCAACATGTGGCTGACGGGCAGGACGCTCTCGATTACCTTTACCGCCGTCATGCTTACAGCGATCCGGAGCGTTCGCCCCGGCCCGGCCTGATCCTCCTCGACTTGCACATGCCCCGGGTCGATGGTCTGCAGGTGCTGAAAACCGTCAAGAACGACCCGGACTTTGCCCGGATTCCGGTAGTGGTTCTGACAACCTCGGCCGCCGAGACGGATATTGCCAAGGCATATGATTGCCATGCCAACAGCTATCTTGTCAAACCCTTTGATTTTAATAAATTTTCCGAGCTACTGGCGGTCCTCGGCTATTACTGGTTGGCGTGGAACCGAATCTCTAGCGACGGTAAAGAGGTAACGCATGAGTAA
- a CDS encoding Cro/Cl family transcriptional regulator, producing MMNKIDIGERFRQVRLSHNLTQKEFAESLGIAQGFLSSVERGRKAPSATLLIAMTHLYQIDAQWLSSGAGGLDAGILPAARSGGKSSVPLTPLLRRISREFPQKVDPEDLLGYISVPGNHPDCYALAAYGDFMAPSIQDNDLILFRVGGEIKSGDIALVNNKWGDTILRRYRVQADGEWFSPDNSAYKPFQAPLSQAIAVVTSIWRQIKP from the coding sequence ATGATGAACAAAATTGACATAGGTGAGCGGTTTCGCCAGGTGAGACTGAGCCACAATCTGACCCAGAAGGAATTTGCCGAATCGCTGGGCATTGCTCAGGGTTTTTTGAGCAGCGTCGAGCGGGGCAGAAAAGCCCCTTCAGCGACGCTGCTGATCGCCATGACGCATCTGTACCAGATCGATGCGCAGTGGCTCTCTTCAGGGGCGGGGGGGCTGGACGCCGGAATTTTGCCCGCGGCCAGATCTGGGGGAAAATCTTCTGTCCCCCTGACGCCGCTACTCCGACGAATTTCCCGGGAATTTCCACAAAAAGTCGATCCTGAGGATCTTCTGGGTTACATTTCGGTCCCCGGCAACCATCCGGACTGCTACGCTTTGGCGGCCTATGGCGATTTTATGGCCCCGAGCATCCAGGACAATGACCTGATCCTTTTCAGGGTGGGGGGGGAGATCAAGAGCGGCGATATTGCCCTGGTGAACAATAAGTGGGGCGACACCATTCTTCGCCGTTACCGCGTCCAGGCGGACGGGGAATGGTTTTCCCCTGATAACAGCGCATATAAACCTTTCCAGGCCCCTCTTTCCCAGGCGATTGCTGTCGTAACCAGTATTTGGCGACAGATAAAACCGTGA
- a CDS encoding type 1 glutamine amidotransferase domain-containing protein produces MKILMVLTSHEELGNTGEKTGFWLEEFAAPYYGFKDSGAEVILASPKGGQPPLDPKSAAKEFQTASTERFNADKDAQKTLATTLRLRDVSPDVYDALFYPGGHGPLWDLVEDKHSINLIEIMFALGKPVAAVCHAPAVLLRARKVDGSPLVQGKAVTGFSNSEETAVGLTEIVPFLLEEELQKIGGNYSRGADWGAYFVDDGNLITGQNPASSEGAALAVLRKFDHTSS; encoded by the coding sequence ATGAAAATATTGATGGTGCTGACGTCGCACGAAGAGTTGGGCAATACCGGGGAAAAGACTGGTTTCTGGTTGGAAGAATTTGCCGCCCCTTACTATGGTTTCAAAGATTCCGGTGCTGAGGTGATCCTTGCGTCGCCGAAAGGGGGGCAACCGCCTCTCGATCCAAAAAGTGCCGCAAAAGAGTTTCAAACTGCGTCTACCGAACGTTTTAACGCCGACAAGGATGCACAAAAAACCTTAGCCACGACCCTGCGGCTGAGGGATGTTTCTCCGGATGTCTACGATGCCCTTTTTTACCCCGGCGGGCACGGACCGCTCTGGGATCTTGTCGAGGATAAACATTCGATCAACCTCATCGAGATCATGTTTGCCCTCGGTAAACCCGTGGCAGCGGTCTGTCACGCTCCGGCAGTCCTCCTCCGTGCCCGGAAAGTGGATGGTTCGCCACTGGTGCAGGGAAAAGCCGTCACCGGATTCTCGAACTCGGAAGAAACCGCTGTCGGTTTGACGGAGATCGTCCCTTTTCTGCTCGAAGAGGAATTGCAGAAAATTGGCGGAAATTATTCCAGAGGAGCAGACTGGGGTGCTTATTTTGTCGACGATGGCAATTTGATCACCGGTCAGAATCCAGCGTCTTCGGAAGGAGCCGCCTTAGCGGTATTACGCAAATTTGACCATACTTCTTCGTGA
- a CDS encoding response regulator yields MSEKRKILVVDDDRRMLRTICDILRVKGYEAVPASRGEEAVQAVQGEMFDCVLMDLKMPGIDGVTTLKLIKDISPDTPVVLMSAYASNEQMAAAKLHGAASILTKPIDFQQFLAYLSLLRKKSSILIVDDDPEFSRRLKEFLPSSDYHVKTEEDTAKVLSHMEHAYQLLIILDLKPANGDGLDILKKVCARYPGKPVVLVAGDRNEMSTVIEQGMEMGAYACLYKPFAVETLVGLIKDISRRKHNVLLGEPFQWGGEMMKPYPVIPHLSAHLA; encoded by the coding sequence ATGAGCGAAAAACGAAAGATTCTGGTCGTCGACGATGACCGGCGCATGCTCCGAACCATCTGCGACATTTTGCGGGTCAAGGGGTATGAGGCCGTGCCGGCCTCCCGGGGGGAAGAGGCTGTGCAGGCCGTGCAGGGAGAAATGTTCGACTGCGTGCTGATGGATCTCAAGATGCCGGGAATTGACGGAGTTACGACCTTGAAGTTGATCAAGGACATCTCTCCTGACACTCCGGTGGTGCTGATGAGCGCTTACGCCAGTAACGAACAGATGGCTGCTGCGAAGTTGCATGGCGCAGCTTCAATTCTTACCAAGCCGATCGACTTCCAGCAGTTCCTTGCCTATCTCTCGCTGCTCAGAAAAAAGAGTAGTATTCTCATTGTCGATGACGATCCGGAGTTCTCCCGGAGGCTCAAGGAGTTCCTCCCGTCCAGCGACTATCATGTCAAGACCGAGGAAGATACGGCAAAGGTGCTCAGCCACATGGAGCATGCGTACCAACTGCTCATCATCCTTGATCTCAAGCCAGCTAATGGCGACGGGCTGGACATCCTCAAGAAGGTTTGCGCCCGCTATCCCGGAAAGCCGGTCGTTTTGGTCGCCGGCGATCGAAACGAGATGTCGACCGTTATCGAGCAGGGGATGGAGATGGGCGCTTACGCCTGTCTTTATAAACCGTTCGCGGTGGAAACACTGGTCGGGCTCATCAAGGATATCAGCCGTCGCAAGCACAATGTCCTCCTCGGTGAACCGTTTCAATGGGGGGGTGAGATGATGAAACCCTACCCGGTCATCCCCCACCTCTCGGCACACCTGGCATAA
- a CDS encoding GGDEF domain-containing protein, whose protein sequence is MPIRNMAVKYCEFLDRKGRAFNVLVGLFCALFLGAIDFYSDLYIGTDYPLNFFYLLPVAFVAWFAGRNAAVAIAIACVAIKISILASFPETLSLLIWMNGSAFAFFLVVALLLAKLRQLLENERALSRIDHLTGAVNRKVFLDVATNEIYRLRRQDQPFTLAYIDLDNFKEINDTRGHSAGDFLLQTVVATISDNLRRTDVVARLGGDEFAILLTNSDEQAALVAIHKIRQQLHLSILQQNLSVTFSIGVLTCTVAPNTVDEIITLADNLMYEVKKSGKNGIRHAVYARCAERWGMTG, encoded by the coding sequence ATGCCCATCCGAAACATGGCCGTCAAATACTGTGAATTCCTCGATCGAAAGGGCAGAGCATTTAATGTCCTTGTCGGTCTTTTCTGCGCGCTGTTCCTCGGAGCGATTGATTTTTATTCTGATCTATATATCGGGACAGATTACCCGCTAAATTTCTTTTACCTTTTGCCGGTAGCGTTCGTTGCCTGGTTTGCCGGCAGGAATGCCGCCGTTGCTATTGCCATCGCCTGCGTGGCGATCAAGATATCGATACTCGCCTCTTTTCCGGAAACGCTCTCCCTGCTGATCTGGATGAACGGCTCAGCCTTTGCTTTTTTTCTCGTTGTCGCCCTTCTCCTCGCCAAATTGCGGCAGTTGCTGGAGAATGAACGGGCCCTGTCACGCATCGACCACCTGACCGGCGCCGTGAACAGAAAAGTTTTTCTCGATGTTGCGACAAATGAAATCTACCGCCTGCGCAGACAGGATCAACCTTTCACCCTTGCCTACATTGACCTCGATAATTTCAAGGAAATAAATGACACCCGTGGCCATAGCGCGGGAGATTTCCTGCTGCAAACGGTGGTGGCGACCATATCTGATAATCTTCGCAGAACGGATGTTGTGGCACGGCTGGGCGGCGACGAGTTCGCCATCCTCCTCACCAATAGCGATGAGCAGGCGGCGCTCGTTGCTATTCACAAAATACGACAGCAACTGCACCTCAGTATATTACAGCAGAACCTGTCGGTGACCTTCAGTATCGGGGTACTCACCTGCACCGTTGCTCCCAACACCGTGGACGAGATCATTACCCTGGCCGATAATTTAATGTACGAAGTGAAAAAGAGCGGCAAGAACGGGATACGGCACGCTGTTTATGCCAGGTGTGCCGAGAGGTGGGGGATGACCGGGTAG
- a CDS encoding 2-oxoacid ferredoxin oxidoreductase (catalyzes the coenzyme A-dependent decarboxylation of 2-oxoacids, such as pyruvate and 2-oxoglutarate): MNENPYLRNGCDIAWCPGCGNYGILKLVSATLAELQLDPQQIVFVSGIGQAAKLPQYLNLHYFNGLHGRALPPATAIKASNRKLTVIAESGDGDMYGEGGNHFLHCIRRNPDLTNIVHNNMVYGLTKGQASPTSPRGLVTPLQVDGVSLEPFNPLAVALALDASFVARAYVGHPEETRAILKAAIQHRGYALVDLLQPCVTFNKLNTYQWFEAHTTALPAEHDPGDRVQAFALACEDDPLRLGIFYQKEKPVFEEQLAAYADDPRPLFERRVDLDKLATTMREMG; encoded by the coding sequence ATGAACGAAAATCCTTATCTGCGGAATGGCTGCGATATTGCCTGGTGTCCGGGCTGCGGTAATTACGGCATCCTCAAGCTGGTCAGCGCCACCCTGGCAGAGTTGCAACTCGACCCGCAGCAGATCGTCTTTGTTTCCGGAATCGGTCAAGCCGCCAAGCTCCCGCAATATCTCAACCTTCACTACTTCAACGGTCTGCACGGCCGCGCCCTGCCGCCGGCGACCGCGATCAAGGCGAGCAATCGCAAGCTGACAGTAATCGCCGAGAGCGGCGACGGCGACATGTATGGCGAAGGGGGAAACCATTTCCTCCACTGCATCCGCCGCAACCCCGACCTCACCAACATCGTCCACAACAACATGGTCTACGGCCTGACCAAGGGTCAGGCTTCGCCGACCAGTCCGCGCGGCCTGGTGACGCCACTGCAGGTTGACGGCGTCAGCCTCGAACCGTTCAACCCGCTGGCCGTCGCCCTCGCCCTCGATGCCTCCTTTGTGGCCCGCGCTTATGTCGGCCACCCCGAAGAGACTCGCGCCATCCTCAAAGCGGCGATCCAGCACCGTGGCTACGCCCTCGTCGATCTGTTGCAACCCTGCGTGACCTTCAACAAGCTCAACACTTATCAGTGGTTCGAGGCGCACACGACCGCACTGCCGGCCGAGCACGACCCGGGCGACCGGGTGCAGGCCTTTGCCCTCGCCTGCGAAGACGACCCGCTACGCCTCGGCATCTTCTATCAGAAGGAGAAGCCGGTCTTCGAAGAGCAACTCGCCGCCTACGCCGACGATCCCCGTCCCCTCTTCGAACGCCGCGTCGATCTCGACAAACTGGCCACGACGATGCGGGAGATGGGATGA